A genomic segment from Nicotiana sylvestris chromosome 1, ASM39365v2, whole genome shotgun sequence encodes:
- the LOC104248463 gene encoding RING-H2 finger protein ATL65, with protein MLHHKAPSPSPSLSPALHHNDTQKAPSPSTRPLHHSSTLPTSSTSASTSDLSTTPPPSKLPVDFSPPLIAMVVIIATAFVIITYSRLLSRHLLRLHGRYRLWRRRRRRYVPSSAGDIESPPYPFDPTDAFHVLSPYGLDDSVIKTIPLSVHTRKSSVHDCAVCLLEFEENDYVRTLPVCSHAFHVDCIDIWLKSHANCPLCRAGIFRPESPFTPLMAARIRPSFDDILVENTILEPLAEFQPESDTTTVSEITQEPSPRRNMIQSEDIRFNGRDILLKRSYSFGFERNLGSERLVLEATTASPWRYRRAIGSGSFWSKRPSPFSSLTKPRVFSFRYYRGMKSPFFRRTRGGFFPLSESSARYSTGGGGGSSRRSKSFASPMFMRTSAAGGGVFSSSRLRSGDPEALLSPDRYNRR; from the coding sequence ATGCTCCATCATAAAGCTCCTTCTCCGTCACCGTCACTGTCACCGGCGCTTCACCATAACGATACTCAGAAAGCTCCATCGCCTTCAACGCGGCCGCTTCATCATTCGTCGACATTGCCAACTTCATCAACGTCAGCGTCAACGTCAGACTTATCAACTACTCCACCGCCGTCTAAATTACCGGTTGATTTCAGCCCACCTTTGATTGCGATGGTCGTTATTATCGCTACTGCTTTCGTCATCATTACCTACTCGCGGCTCCTGTCGCGTCATCTGCTCCGTCTACACGGCCGTTATAGACTATGGCGTCGCCGTCGCCGACGTTATGTTCCGTCATCTGCCGGCGATATCGAGTCGCCTCCTTATCCTTTTGATCCTACTGATGCTTTCCACGTGCTCTCTCCTTATGGACTGGACGATTCAGTTATCAAAACAATTCCTCTTTCAGTCCACACTCGAAAGAGCAGCGTTCACGATTGTGCAGTGTGCTTGCTGGAATTCGAAGAGAATGACTACGTGCGCACGCTTCCAGTATGTTCACACGCGTTTCACGTGGACTGTATTGATATATGGCTCAAATCACACGCGAATTGCCCGTTGTGTCGTGCCGGAATATTCCGTCCAGAGTCACCGTTCACTCCTTTAATGGCTGCAAGGATACGCCCCAGCTTCGATGACATACTGGTGGAGAACACAATTCTAGAGCCTTTAGCTGAATTTCAGCCAGAATCGGATACAACGACAGTGTCAGAGATCACACAGGAGCCGTCGCCACGGAGAAACATGATCCAATCAGAGGATATTAGATTCAACGGACGTGATATATTGCTAAAACGATCCTATTCCTTCGGATTTGAGAGGAATTTAGGATCCGAGAGACTAGTACTTGAAGCAACAACAGCTTCGCCATGGCGGTACCGCAGAGCAATAGGATCAGGAAGCTTCTGGAGCAAAAGACCTTCACCGTTCAGCTCGTTAACAAAGCCACGAGTATTCTCGTTCCGATATTACAGAGGAATGAAATCGCCGTTCTTCCGCCGGACCAGAGGCGGATTCTTCCCGTTATCGGAGTCAAGCGCGAGATATAGTACCGGCGGAGGCGGAGGTTCGTCGAGACGAAGCAAGTCATTCGCGAGTCCGATGTTCATGAGAACATCGGCGGCGGGAGGAGGAGTATTCTCGTCGAGCCGGCTAAGGAGCGGTGATCCAGAAGCCTTACTGTCACCGGACAGGTATAACAGACGGTGA